A region of Streptomyces deccanensis DNA encodes the following proteins:
- a CDS encoding Rieske (2Fe-2S) protein: MTMGSTRRTVLTTGAAGTAALLVGCGGGNGGDSEGDSGEETSPGDAGTGGAGEELAGTADIPVGGGRIFEDQKVVVTQPQEGDFKAFSAVCTHQGCIVSGVSDGTIDCACHGSRFKITDGAVVRGPATRPLPAEEIKVSGNSIQLA; this comes from the coding sequence ATGACGATGGGTTCGACGCGGCGCACGGTGCTCACGACCGGCGCGGCGGGCACGGCGGCGCTGCTGGTGGGGTGCGGCGGCGGCAACGGCGGCGACTCCGAGGGCGACTCCGGGGAGGAGACCTCCCCAGGGGACGCCGGCACGGGCGGTGCCGGTGAGGAGCTGGCCGGGACGGCCGACATCCCGGTGGGCGGCGGCAGGATCTTCGAGGATCAGAAGGTCGTCGTGACGCAGCCGCAGGAGGGCGACTTCAAGGCCTTCTCGGCGGTCTGCACGCACCAGGGCTGCATCGTCAGCGGCGTCTCGGACGGGACGATCGACTGCGCCTGCCACGGCAGCAGGTTCAAGATCACGGACGGTGCGGTGGTGCGGGGCCCGGCCACACGGCCACTGCCCGCCGAGGAGATCAAGGTCTCGGGAAATTCGATTCAGCTGGCCTGA
- the aroH gene encoding chorismate mutase, with translation MAVRAVRGAVQLERDEAGHMDERVGELLTAVLERNGLGPDDLISIWFTATPDLHSDFPAAAARKLGTGFADVPLICAQELDIEGAMPRVVRILAHIESDRPRSEIAHVYLGAAAALRKDIAQ, from the coding sequence GTGGCGGTACGAGCGGTCCGGGGCGCCGTCCAGCTCGAACGGGACGAGGCGGGGCACATGGACGAGCGGGTGGGCGAGCTGCTCACCGCGGTCCTGGAGCGCAACGGACTCGGTCCGGACGACCTGATCAGCATCTGGTTCACGGCCACCCCCGACCTGCACAGCGACTTCCCGGCCGCCGCGGCCCGCAAGCTCGGCACCGGCTTCGCCGACGTACCCCTGATCTGCGCGCAGGAACTCGACATCGAGGGCGCCATGCCCCGGGTCGTACGGATCCTCGCGCACATCGAGTCCGACCGGCCGCGCTCCGAGATCGCGCACGTGTACCTGGGCGCCGCGGCCGCGCTCCGCAAGGACATCGCCCAGTGA
- a CDS encoding DNA polymerase beta superfamily protein, whose product MQPPHPHSLVRDHTVYACVMGSRAFGLATDDSDTDLRGVFLAPTETFWRFEKPPTHVEGPAEEQFSWELERFCNLALRANPNILECLHSPLVEHVDATGRELLALRGAFLSRQAHETFARYALGQRKKLDADVRTHGAPRWKHAMHLLRLLMSCRDLLRTGTLTVDVSDQREPLLAVKHGEMAWARVESWMARLATEAEEAVHRSPLPPEPDRDRVEDFLVRTRRASALRAVEADPDDEVVQRVVRGRVLRER is encoded by the coding sequence ATGCAGCCCCCGCACCCGCACAGCCTGGTCCGCGACCACACCGTCTACGCCTGTGTGATGGGGTCGCGGGCCTTCGGTCTCGCGACGGACGACAGCGACACCGACCTGCGGGGCGTCTTCCTGGCCCCCACCGAGACGTTCTGGCGCTTCGAGAAGCCGCCGACCCATGTGGAGGGCCCGGCGGAGGAGCAGTTCAGCTGGGAGCTGGAGCGCTTCTGCAACCTGGCCCTGCGCGCCAACCCGAACATCCTGGAGTGCCTGCACTCCCCGTTGGTGGAGCACGTCGACGCCACCGGCCGGGAACTGCTCGCGCTGCGCGGGGCGTTCCTCTCCCGTCAGGCCCACGAGACGTTCGCCCGCTACGCCCTCGGCCAGCGCAAGAAGCTCGACGCGGACGTCCGCACGCACGGCGCCCCGCGCTGGAAGCACGCCATGCATCTCCTCCGCCTCCTGATGAGCTGCCGTGACCTGCTGCGCACGGGCACGCTCACCGTCGACGTGAGCGACCAGCGCGAGCCCCTGCTGGCGGTGAAGCACGGCGAGATGGCGTGGGCCCGGGTCGAGTCCTGGATGGCCCGGCTGGCGACGGAGGCCGAGGAGGCGGTGCACCGCAGCCCGCTGCCGCCGGAACCGGACCGCGACCGGGTCGAGGACTTCCTCGTACGCACCCGGCGCGCGTCAGCCCTGCGCGCCGTCGAGGCGGACCCGGACGACGAAGTCGTGCAGCGCGTCGTACGCGGACGGGTTCTCCGGGAGCGCTGA
- a CDS encoding DNA polymerase beta superfamily protein, whose translation MTDAPDIDLAPVVAEQPDPLLFATVSGAHLYGFPSRDSDVDLRGVHLLPTAELVGLREPEETRSRMWDRDGVEMDLVTHDLRKFARLMLRRNGYVLEQLLSPLVVHTGEAHRELVALAPGVLTRHHAHHYRGFAVTQWRLFEKTGELKPLLYTFRVLLTGIHLMRSGEVQAHLPTLVPQVDEAPGYLPDLVAAKAALEHSKAEVDQERVAEDVERLQEVLEREQALSALPENPSAYDALHDFVVRVRLDGAQG comes from the coding sequence CTGACCGACGCCCCCGACATCGACCTGGCGCCCGTCGTCGCCGAACAGCCCGACCCGCTGCTCTTCGCGACCGTCTCCGGCGCCCACCTGTACGGCTTCCCGTCGCGCGACTCCGACGTGGACCTGCGCGGTGTGCACCTGCTGCCCACGGCCGAACTGGTCGGGCTGCGCGAGCCGGAGGAGACCCGGTCGCGGATGTGGGACCGGGACGGCGTCGAGATGGACCTCGTCACGCACGACCTGCGCAAGTTCGCCCGGCTGATGCTGCGCCGCAACGGCTATGTGCTGGAGCAGCTGCTCTCGCCGCTCGTCGTGCACACCGGCGAGGCCCACCGCGAACTGGTCGCGCTCGCCCCCGGGGTGCTCACGCGCCACCACGCCCACCACTACCGGGGGTTCGCCGTCACCCAGTGGCGGCTCTTCGAGAAGACCGGCGAACTCAAGCCGCTGCTCTACACGTTCCGCGTGCTGCTCACCGGCATCCACCTCATGCGCAGCGGCGAGGTGCAGGCCCATCTGCCCACCCTGGTGCCGCAGGTGGACGAGGCGCCCGGGTATCTGCCCGACCTCGTCGCGGCGAAGGCGGCCCTGGAACACAGCAAGGCCGAGGTCGACCAGGAACGCGTCGCGGAGGACGTGGAGCGGCTCCAGGAGGTGCTGGAGCGGGAGCAGGCGCTGTCAGCGCTCCCGGAGAACCCGTCCGCGTACGACGCGCTGCACGACTTCGTCGTCCGGGTCCGCCTCGACGGCGCGCAGGGCTGA
- a CDS encoding ADP-ribosylglycohydrolase family protein, with protein sequence MTMTLRTKRSATGSLIGLALGDALGFPTEFNDVASILAKCGPWRKMALPKPAIVTDDTQMTLALGHGLRAAMDRGSLGPEALVRAVRKEFVEWSRSPENNRAPGHTCLVACDLLAVERHPWQFASQIHSKGCGANMRVAPLGLIGPLSDEQRAGAAQLQAALTHGHPTALAASDLTAHAIRLLAQGAEPMGLIGRLRSYAYENRSRYHARWLGDLWTYSQDPSPEHYIARGWDDCLEALDRVQAALRLPSPETDPCLATGEGWIAEEALATGLLCFLLFVDEPVTALRRAACTSGDSDSIACLTGAFAGAYHGPDAWPAEWADRIEYQGDLVSLGALWDA encoded by the coding sequence ATGACCATGACGCTCCGCACGAAGCGCTCCGCCACCGGCTCCCTGATCGGACTCGCCCTCGGCGACGCCCTCGGCTTCCCGACGGAGTTCAACGACGTCGCCTCGATCCTCGCCAAGTGCGGCCCCTGGCGGAAGATGGCCCTGCCGAAGCCCGCGATCGTCACCGACGACACCCAGATGACGCTGGCGCTGGGGCACGGGCTGCGGGCCGCCATGGACCGCGGATCGCTCGGCCCCGAGGCCCTGGTGCGGGCCGTCCGCAAGGAGTTCGTGGAGTGGTCCCGCTCCCCGGAGAACAACCGCGCCCCCGGCCACACCTGCCTGGTCGCCTGCGACCTCCTCGCGGTCGAGCGCCACCCCTGGCAGTTCGCCAGCCAGATCCACTCCAAGGGCTGCGGCGCCAACATGCGGGTCGCGCCGCTCGGGCTGATCGGCCCGCTCAGCGACGAACAGCGCGCCGGCGCCGCCCAGTTGCAGGCCGCCCTCACCCACGGCCACCCCACCGCGCTCGCCGCCTCCGACCTCACCGCCCACGCGATACGGCTGCTCGCCCAGGGCGCCGAGCCGATGGGGCTGATCGGCCGGCTGCGCTCGTACGCCTACGAGAACCGCTCCCGCTACCACGCCCGCTGGCTCGGCGACCTGTGGACCTACAGCCAGGACCCCTCGCCCGAGCACTACATCGCCCGTGGCTGGGACGACTGCCTGGAGGCCCTGGACCGGGTGCAGGCGGCCCTGCGGCTCCCCTCGCCCGAGACGGACCCCTGCCTGGCCACGGGAGAGGGCTGGATCGCCGAGGAGGCCCTCGCCACCGGGCTGCTGTGCTTCCTGCTCTTCGTCGACGAGCCCGTGACCGCGCTGCGCCGCGCCGCCTGCACCTCGGGCGACTCCGACTCCATCGCCTGCCTCACCGGTGCCTTCGCGGGCGCCTACCACGGGCCGGACGCCTGGCCCGCCGAGTGGGCCGACCGGATCGAGTACCAGGGCGACCTCGTCTCGCTGGGAGCCCTCTGGGACGCTTGA
- a CDS encoding NUDIX hydrolase, with product MTSPEGYDKYAFEPFAVTVDLAVFTVRAGALQVLLVERGQEPYAGRWALPGGFVLPDESAEEAAWRELAEETGLKDDSGLHLEQLRTYSEPGRDPRMRIVTVAFAALLPDPPVPHGGGDAAQAQWLRFNAIGPLAFDHDRILADAHERVGAKLEYTCLATSFCPPEFTLGELRQVYETVWGTPLDRPNFRRKVLATPGFVEPVPGAARLTGGRGKPAALYRAGGATALHPPLLRPTTEGRP from the coding sequence ATGACCTCACCCGAGGGCTACGACAAGTACGCCTTCGAACCCTTCGCCGTCACCGTCGACCTGGCCGTCTTCACCGTCCGCGCCGGCGCCCTCCAGGTGCTGCTCGTCGAGCGTGGCCAGGAGCCGTACGCGGGCCGTTGGGCGCTGCCCGGCGGGTTCGTGCTGCCGGACGAGTCCGCGGAGGAGGCCGCCTGGCGGGAACTCGCGGAGGAGACCGGCCTCAAGGACGACTCCGGCCTCCACCTGGAGCAGCTGCGGACCTACAGCGAGCCCGGCAGGGACCCCCGGATGCGGATCGTCACCGTCGCCTTCGCCGCGCTGCTCCCGGACCCGCCCGTCCCGCACGGCGGAGGCGACGCCGCGCAGGCGCAGTGGCTGCGCTTCAACGCCATCGGGCCGCTCGCCTTCGACCACGACCGCATCCTCGCCGACGCCCACGAACGCGTCGGCGCCAAGCTCGAATACACCTGTCTCGCCACCTCCTTCTGCCCGCCCGAGTTCACCCTCGGCGAGCTGCGGCAGGTCTACGAGACCGTGTGGGGCACTCCGCTCGACCGGCCCAACTTCCGGCGCAAGGTGCTGGCCACGCCGGGCTTCGTCGAACCGGTGCCCGGTGCCGCCCGCCTGACCGGCGGTCGCGGCAAGCCCGCCGCGCTGTACCGCGCGGGTGGGGCCACCGCCCTGCACCCGCCGCTGCTGCGACCCACCACGGAAGGACGGCCCTGA